A part of Cydia pomonella isolate Wapato2018A unplaced genomic scaffold, ilCydPomo1 PGA_scaffold_70, whole genome shotgun sequence genomic DNA contains:
- the LOC133534212 gene encoding mitochondrial basic amino acids transporter-like, with protein sequence MALDFVAGCIGGCAGIIAGHPLDTLKVHVQSGRGSALECTKSLLKGGTLSTVYRGVGAPLGGVSAVNAIVFGAYGNTRRALPDPDSLKTHATAGAAAGLMQSLACAPVELVKTRQQLSRPGDGMPGGAWAGARHILRTGGIRTLFRGLTITAGRDCPAFAIYFTTYEMMTRDDRSVMTVFTAGGVAGALSWVLLYPVDVVKSRLQGDVVGRYAGAWDCFKQSVRSDGWRCLSRGLGAVTLRAFISNGACFTAVAWTERMWQEQALAGEPAAVAAAHSLCASTVMSEAVCQESADY encoded by the exons ATGGCGCTAGACTTTGTAGCTGGATGTATCGGAG GCTGTGCTGGGATTATAGCCGGGCATCCGTTGGACACCCTGAAAGTGCACGTGCAATCAGGCAGAGGAAGCGCGCTGGAATGCACCAAAAGCCTATTGAAAGGAGGCACACTCTCCACGGTTTATCGTGGGGTGGGGGCGCCTTTGGGAGGAGTATCAGCGGTGAATGCCATAGTTTTCGGAGCTTATGGAAACACTAGGAGAGCGCTGCCTGATCCTGACTCGTTGAAAACGCACGCAACGGCCGGCGCGGCTGCTGGACTCATGCAAAGCTTAGCCTGCGCGCCTGTTGAGCTAGTAAAAACCCGGCAGCAACTTTCAAGACCAGGAGACGGCATGCCCGGAGGAGCTTGGGCGGGAGCTCGACACATATTACGAAcgggcgggattcgaactcTATTCCGCGGATTAACGATCACGGCCGGCCGCGACTGCCCCGCATTTGCGATCTATTTCACGACGTATGAGATGATGACGCGCGACGACCGGTCGGTGATGACGGTGTTCACGGCGGGCGGAGTCGCGGGGGCTCTGTCCTGGGTGCTGTTGTATCCTGTTGACGTGGTGAAGTCGCGGCTGCAGGGGGACGTGGTTGGACGGTATGCAGGCGCGTGGGACTGCTTCAAGCAGTCGGTGCGTTCGGACGGCTGGCGCTGCTTAAGCCGCGGGTTGGGCGCGGTGACGCTGCGCGCTTTCATCAGCAACGGGGCGTGTTTTACTGCCGTGGCGTGGACGGAGCGGATGTGGCAGGAGCAGGCGCTGGCTGGCGAGCCTGCCGCTGTAGCCGCCGCGCACTCGCTCTGCGCCTCCACCGTCATGAGCGAGGCCGTTTGTCAAGAAAGCGCCGACTACTGA